The Humulus lupulus chromosome 4, drHumLupu1.1, whole genome shotgun sequence genome has a window encoding:
- the LOC133830332 gene encoding folate-binding protein 1-like, producing the protein MEAMTQVLAPCGVNDFVCGRASQWVHNGTELCHAAGFAVKDDLLGEETSCYGGKASLNLISDSWKSSRSSSMPQKTGAAGLLDDFHQWVLEMAFADRVSWAVGGMVLTAGLLFLSKQKSHNHRQKLAAIQRTARKMEAQMNQNYPGYQANKKASKR; encoded by the coding sequence ATGGAGGCAATGACACAGGTTCTAGCACCATGTGGGGTAAATGATTTTGTTTGTGGTAGGGCTTCACAGTGGGTTCATAATGGCACAGAGTTGTGTCATGCTGCAGGATTTGCTGTTAAAGATGATCTGCTTGGTGAAGAAACATCTTGCTATGGTGGTAAAGCCAGTCTAAACTTAATTTCTGATTCATGGAAATCTTCACGGTCATCTTCAATGCCCCAGAAAACTGGGGCTGCAGGCCTGTTAGATGATTTTCATCAGTGGGTGCTGGAAATGGCATTTGCTGATAGAGTTTCATGGGCAGTTGGAGGGATGGTTCTTACAGCTGGATTATTGTTTTTGAGCAAACAGAAAAGTCACAACCATCGTCAGAAACTAGCTGCTATTCAACGCACTGCTAGGAAAATGGAAGCCCAAATGAACCAGAACTATCCTGGTTACCAAGCAAATAAGAAGGCAAGTAAAAGATGA
- the LOC133832087 gene encoding uncharacterized protein LOC133832087 — protein sequence MTFFITFRTSSELLLNPVLICRNEAEKCLIETSINSLRISLKVKQADELENILTKKILRFLSMRAEAFQVLRRKPVQGYDISFLITNYHCEDMQKHKLIDFIVQFMEGFHVDYLPKGRRQWLAFNVRSADDEGGWKSSLPAVAEFNSILSLLLKHGTRVSQKNKFRLTAFHTAVGNGNSQALQILLLEDPDGINYKTEMKETPLFFAVKNDHMDCAEILLRWGANIDKDQ from the exons ATGA CTTTCTTCATAACTTTTAGGACTAGCTCAGAACTTCTGTTGAATCCG GTTTTGATTTGTAGAAACGAGGCTGAGAAATGCTTAATTGAAACATCTATTAATTCATTGCGCATAAGCCTCAAG GTGAAGCAGGCAGATGAACTAGAAAACATACTAACTAAAAAAATTCTTAGATTTTTGTCAATGAGAGCAGAAGCATTTCAGGTGCTTAGAAGAAAACCAGTACAG GGTTATGATATTAGCTTCCTTATAACAAATTACCACTGTGAGGATATGCAGAAGCACAAGCTCATTGATTTTATCGTACAATTCATGGAG GGTTTTCATGTTGATTACCTTCCTAAAGGCAGAAGGCAGTGGCTTGCGTTTAACGTGCGCTCTGCTGATgatgaagggggttggaaatcaTCTCTTCCAGCAGTTGCTGAATTTAACAG CATTCTATCGCTTCTCCTTAAACATGGCACTAGAGTGAGCCAAAAGAATAAATTCCGATTGACTGCATTTCATACGGCTGTTGGTAATGGTAACTCACAGGCACTTCAG ATCCTTCTACTGGAAGATCCTGATGGTATCAACTACAAGACAGAGATGAAAGAAACGCCACTGTTTTTTGCAGTAAAGAATGACCATATGGATTGTGCAGAGATTCTTTTGCGCTGGGGAGCAAACA TAGACAAAGACCAATAG